tacctttttctcagcacctcatggtaccttctccaaaaatgaccatataattggtcacaagacagacctcaacaaatataagaagattgaactaatcccatgcctcctatcagatcactatggagtaaaagtggccttcaataacaacaaaaacaacagaaaacccacatacatgtggaagctgaacaatattctactcaatgataccttggtcaaggaagaaataaagaaagaaattaaagactttttagaacttaatgaaaatgaagacacaacatacccaaatctatgtgacagaatgaaagcagtgctaagaggaaaactcatagccctgagtgcctccaaaaagaaaatggagagagcatacattaacagcttaatgacacaccagaaagccctggaacaaaaagaagctatttcacccaggaggagtagaaggcaggaaatcatcaaactcagggccgaaatcaatcaagtagaaacaaagagaaccatacaaagaatcaacaaaaccaggagctggttctttgagaaaatcaacaagatagataaacccttagccagactaaccaaagggcactgagacagtatccagattaacaaacttagaaatgaaaagggagatataacaacagaaactgaggaaattaaaaaaaatcattagtacctactacaaaagcctatactcaacacaacttgagaatctggaggaaatggacagtttcctagacagatatccgacaccaaaactaaatcaggatcaaatagatcaaccaaacagtcccataatacctgaagaaataaaaagggtcatagaaagtctcacaaccaaaaaaaagcacgagaccaaatggcttcagtgcagaattctatcagaccttcatagaagacctaacaccaatactcttcaaactattccacaaaatagaaacagaaggaactctacccaactcattctatgaagccacaattacgctgataccaaaaccacacaaagatccaacaaagaaagagtacttcaggacaatttctcttatgaatattgatgcaaaaatacttaataaaattcttgccaaccgaatccaagaacacatcaaaatgatcatccaccatgatcaagtgggcttcatcccagggaggcaggaatggttcaatataagaaaatccatcaatgctatccactacataaacaaactcaaagaaaataaaaaccatatgatcatcctattgatgcagaaaaagcatttgacaaaattcagcatcctttcatgctaaaagtcttggaaagaaaaggaattcaaggcccatacctaaacattgttaaagcaatatacagcaaaccagtagctaacatcaaactaaacggagagaaacttgaagcaatcccactaaaatcagggattagacaggctgtcctttctctccatatcttttcaatagagtacttgaagttctagctagagcaattagacaacataaggaggtcaaggggatacaaattggaaaggaagaagtcaaattatcactatttgcagatgacatggtagtctacttaagtgacccaaaaacctccaccagagaactcctacaacttcagcaaagtggctggttataaaatcaactcaagcaaatcagttgccttcctatactgaaaggataagccagctgataaagaaattagggaaatgacaccttcacaatagccacaaacaatataatgtattttggtctgactctaaccaaacaaggaaagatctgtatgacaagaacttcaagactttgaagaaggaaatggaagaagacctcagaaaatggaaaaatctcccatgctcatggattggcaggattaatatagttaaaatggccattttgccaaaagcaatatacagattcaatgcaatccccatcaaaatcccaactcatttcttcatagagttagaaagagcaattctcaaattcatctggaataacaaaaaaaccaggatagctaaaactattctcaacaacaaaagaaattctgggggaatcagtatccctgatttcaagcaattctacagaacaatagtgttaaaaactgcatggtattggcacagtgacagacaaatggaccagtggaatagaattgaagatccagaaatgagcccacacacctatggtcacttgatctttgacaaaggagccaaaaacatccagtggaaaaaagatagccttttcaacaaatggtgctagttcaattggaggtcagcatgcagaagaatgcgaattgatccattcttatctccatgtactaaacttcattacaagtggatcaaggacctccatataaaaccagacacactaaaattaatagaaaaaaaaactggggaagacccttgaggacatgggcacaggggaaaagttcctgaacagatcaccaatagcttatgctctaagatcaagaattgacaaatgggacctcataaaattacaaagtttctgtaaggcagaggacactgttaaaaggacaaaatggtaaccatcaaattgggaaaggatattcaccaaccctacatctgatagagggctaatatccaatatatacaaagaactgaagaaggtagaccccagggcaccaaataaccctattaaaatggggtacagatctaaacaaagaattttcacctgaagaagttcagatggccgagaggcaccttaagaagtgctcaacatcattagtcattaggaaatgcaaatcaaaactaccctgagatttcactttacaccagtcagaatggctaaggtcaaaaactcaggagacagcaggtgttggcgaggatgtggagaaagaggaacactcctccactgctggtgggattgcaagatggtgcaaccactttggaaatcagtctggcggttcctcaaaaaactggacatgacacctcctgaggaccctgttataccactcctgggcatatatccagaggattcttcagcatgaaataaggacacatgctccactatgttcatagcagccttatttataatagccagaagctggaaagaacccaaatgcccctcaaaggaggaatagatacagaaaatgtggtatatttacacaatggaatactactcagcaattagaaacaatgaattctcaaaatttttaggcaaatggtttgatctggaaaatatcatccttagtgaggtaacccagtcacaaaagaatacacatggaatgcaacctctgataagtggatattaattagcccagaaaccctgaatacccaaggtacaaatcaaataacaaatatctcccatgaagaagtatggagaaggtacTGATCCTTGAacggattgatctagcattggaggggaatataaggacagaaaaaaaaaggaaggaggtgattggagaatggatggagagaagaaggtttatgggatatatgggtggggggggaatccgggaaacgggaaatcatttggaatgtaaacaaagaatatagaaaataaaaatattaaaaaaagaaataattgtcatatataaaaataaatatctggagtgaatcttgaaaaaaaaaagaaagaaagaaaatgacaatgtACTCCGTACTGCAAATGGCTGTCTGTTTCAATGGAGTAAGACTGGTGTCACCAAATCCTGACCCATGTCCAAGACAAGCCTTCAAATACACTATCACATGGAAGTTATAATGCAGACTGAGTACATCTGAGTTgtaccttggtcctgtgaaagcttgatgccccagtgtaggggaatgccaggacagggaagcaggagtgggtgggttggtgagcagggggatgggggatggctTTGGGGGTtgtgggaggggaaaggaggaaaggggataacatttgaaatgtaaataaagaaaatatctaattaaaaaaaagaataaaaaaattttaaaaagaaaaaaaagtttattcagggccaggtggtggtggcggtggctgtGGCTGCGGCAGCAGCTGCGGCAGCAACAGCGGTGCATGCCCTTATTCCcagcttggggaggcagaggcaggggatttctgagtttgagaccaacctggtctatggggtgagttcccagacagccagggctacacagagaatccatgtcttgaaaaaacaaaaacaaaacaaacaaacaaaagtttagCCAGGAGTAGTCaatgaaaaataaacttttttttcttcttactggcttggatttgttttgtgtttttgtgttttgtttgagaaagggtattggatgggtaggtaggtaggtaggtaggatcTGGGAGTTAtgggaggggaaagaatatgattaaaataggTTGTATGAAGGAGGTTCAGCCCCGGCGTTTTCGTCTATGCATATGGTACTTTTCACTGATAGTGTATGCAGGCTTCCACTTTACCCTTTGTGTGCAGACATTCATCTAGTTTCCCCAGAgctttttgttgaaaataattaaTCTTTCCCATGAGTTCGACCATCACCATTGTCATAAGTACACTGTGTGACATATGTGAGGTCATTTTTGAAACTTAAACTTTGACTTCCATGGCTCAGTAGGAAGCTGTAAAATAGAGAAGCCAAGCCACTCAACTTTGTACTTTCTGAGACTCTGTGGCCATGCTGACCCCTCGACCTTCCTCAAGAGATTTACATTCTAAATCCTAGTTCTAAAACAAGGCCCTGTGATGGTTACAGGGAGtcacaggaaaaaagaaatttattctgTGACAATCACTATTGTCACTCAAAATCTTTCAATCCAGGAATACGGAATCTCTATTTAGATAAACTTTAATTACTTTCGAAATGGTTTGTATTTATCAGGAAATAAACTTGATGATGTGTTTACATTGCCTCTAGGAATTCTGTTGTTTTGGAAGTTACAATAAGTGGAATTGACCAGTATGTGCATCAGAAAAAGTTTTTCTGAAGCAGCAATAGATACACTTTGCTCCATGAAGCTGCTCTCAGGAAAGCATGTATAGGAAGAGCTGAGTCTAGGAGATTATTCTACACATCTCCACTTAAtgtgagaaagaagggaagagtcTGCCCAGGGCTAGTTTGACATCCTTGTTCCTCAGTGTGTAGATGAGGGGGTTCAGGGTAGGGCTGAGGACTGAGTACAGCACTGAGGAAACTTTGCTTCTTTCTGGGCTGTAGCTGGAAGCAGGACTGACATAGGCACAGAACACAGATGAGTAGTACACAGAGACCACGATGAGGTGGGATGAGCAGGTAGAAAAGGCCTTCCTCTTGCCCTCAGCAGAACGCATGCGCAGGATGCTGGCAATGATGTAGCCATAGGATAACAGGGTCAGCATGAAGTTGATGCCTCCATAAAAGGCATCTGCCACAAGAGTCATAACGCTGTTCACATATGTGGGGCtgcaggagagcaggaggagtGGAGGAATTTCACAGAAGAAGTGGGTGATGACCTTGGGTCCACAGAATGACAGCCGTGTCATTAGACCAGTGTGCACAGATGCATTCAGAGCACAGATGGACCATACACTCAtggccagggctccacagagctGTGGGCTCATCCTAGAGCTGTAGTGCAGGGGaaagcagatggccacatagcggtcataggccatgactGTGAGTAGCAGCAGCTCAGAGGATGCTgaccaaacaaggaagaagaGCTGGGCCATGCACCCCTTGAAGGAGATGGTGTTTTCCTCTGACACTAGGCCAATCAGGGCCTTGGGAATCACAGAGGAGGTGCAGACAATATCCATGGTGGCCAGGTTGCacaggaaaaagtacatgggacTGTGGAGCCCAGTGCTGGAGGTGACCAAAGCAATGATCACAATGTTGCCCATTAGAGCCACTGTGTAGAGGGACAGGAAGCAGCCTGTGAGGAACAGTCTTAGACTAGGGTGCTCTGAGAACCCTTCCAGTATAAACTCTGTCACTCCTGTCTGGTTGAGACCTAGCATCATTATGGAGAGTATCAGGTCCAACGCTGTATCTGTCAGGTTCTGAGACAATATCACCATTTACCACTTCAAAGTCTGGTTCCACACTCTCTGCTGTCAGAAAGGGAAGGAGTGAATATACTTCCTTCATGGCAgcctcttgtcttttttttttttttttttttttttttgtctgcacCACACCATAGGAAaatcacaaatattttatttactttctccATGTAGATCTGAATCAATAAGGACATTTGCTCCTCCCTCATCTTCTTGAACATGTGGAAAGAGTTCAAGCTCATTGAGTGGAAGCATCCCTCCCTCAGCATCTGCCTGTACTTTACGTCTCTGTCACCACTAAATAGTGCTTGGCAACATGGCTGTCCCCCTTACCTCCACAGCAGGCATTCTCCACACAAGGACAGTTTTAGATGGACACACTGAGATGACTCTTATATGCTGCTTCATACCTGGCCTCCTAGCCAGATGTGAAGCACCTCTGAGGCACTTTGTCTCTTGTGCTGTCTGGAGAGTTTGCTCTATGGGTAATCTCAACCTGATAATGACATCCCCATGGCCAAGTAGCCATGCATTTCCTGAATTTTACTTATCTGTGGCTTCACCTGTACTTGGGACTGTCTTGGCTCTAACCCACTTTAAATCTGTCACTCAAGAGAATGTTTTTCAAAACCCAGCTCAATAGTATCAAAGTCACGGTGAGGAAGAAGACTAGGAAATGACATACAGTGCTTCATGTATGGGAAGGAAAACATTAGCTAAGAATGATGAAGGGAGGTAGAGATTGGGAGGAAGGGTAGAGTATAGACCATGTGGAGAGATAAGCAACATAAAAGCCCTTTGAACAGGTGGtcatggcgcacacctttaatcccagcacttgggaggcagaggcaggtggatttctgagtttgaggccagcctggtctacaaagtaagttccaggacagccagggctacacagagaaaccctgtctcaaaaaaaaaaaccaaaaaaagaacccCCCAAAAGCCTTTTGAAAAATCAATCCTGTGATCTATAATAACTTCCTTGGTAATATATGGCCACTGATGCAATAGTGCACAAATGTTATGAACTAACCaacaaatttttctttatttcttcctttcttttccttccttccttccttccttccttccttccttccttccttcctcttccctccctccttccctccctctgcctctccctccctcctttctttctttctttctttctttctttctttctttctttctttctttctttctttctttctttctttctttctttctttctctctttctttctttcttgaatttaAGGCCCACCTCACTAGCTAGAACCCATATGTGGTACTGTTAACAAGACCAAGAGCCTGTGACTAGATGTATCATAGCCCTCAGAAGAAAACCTACTACTGTTTTTCTATTAAATATACATAGCATTAAAATGACTCCTCATAATTTATTGCCATACCCATAGATCAGCCCATCCTTTATCTCTCATCATAGAGCCCTCTTGCAGCAGAGAACAATGAACACAAAGGCCTATAATTGGTTAATGTACACAGAAAAAGTAACATCAGATGCTCAGACTTAAATGGGAAGTTTAGATCATAACCATTTCTTCAAAACTTAGGAGTCTCCATGGAAGATGTGAAGGAAataagattataagagccagaagtgaCAGATGACACCaagcaaaggatgtctggaaATAATGAGgcagatgcacatatgaactcacagagattttgCAGCATACGAAAGATCTGTGCAAGACACATAAAATCCCTGCATGAGGAGGAGGTAGACTCATAGTCCCAACATTAGCTGAAAAACTATCAACATTTGGTAGCAAAAGCATAGTCAGCTTTGTTTATTGATATGGTCTCTCTTTATAGACCATACTCCAATTAGACTCTGTATTTAAGTGGAGTTGGCCAACCTTTTTGTAGCCATGAAGGACCCACAGTGGAGGGATTAGgacactaacccacccacaaaactttcaatcccaaaatgtatcctgtctaaaAGCAATGCAGGGATGATGAAGCAGAAaatgaaggaatggccaactaataactggcccaacttgagacctatcccattGATAAGCACTGattctgacactattaatgatactcttatgcttgtagacaggagcctagcataactgtcctctgagaggtgcTACCCAGCAGTTAACTGAAACAGATGTCgatatccacagccaaacattagacacaGATTGGGGACTCTTAGGAAAGAATTGGGAGATGGAATGAAGACCCAGAAGGGGATAGGAtatccacaggaagatcaacagagtcaactaacctggacctttggcagatctcagagactgagccccAACTGGAGAGAATCATACATGGACAGGACCAAGGCCCCTGGCAGCTAGGGCTGCCTGTCTGGCCACAGTAATAGAGGACGCACCTAACCTTGCAGAGTCTTCATGTGCCAAGGTATGGGGGGATACTCAGGGAGGGCCTggccctctcagaggagaaggggaggaggggtggcACGAGGGACTCTGTTAGGGGAAGACTGTGAGGGAGCAcagtgtttgggatgtaaattaaAATGGGTAGGTGACCCGTAGAGATTGGTGTGTTTTAAAGGAGAAGATAAAAAAGTTGAGTGAGTAGCATGGTGGGGATGtatctgggaggagttgaggaGGAGAAATGAACGTCATCAAAATATAGTGTACGAACGTCTTtaagaatttataaaaatattttaaaaatcacattatttCAAAATTAGTATGCATGCTGGCAATGCGCCTTttatcccagctcttgggagaaaGAGGCTGTTGAAAGCCCGAACCATGTTCATAAAAGAGGTTCAGattagccagagctacataatgagacacttgcaaaatgcagaaaatatATTCAGGAAataaggggagagagaacctgtagagaccatatccagaggttaggcacagtcTCCGGTTGAGGATGGGGCCATccacccttctcaaaattttaacccagatttcctcctgtctaaaggaaatacagcaacaaagagtgaagcagagactgaaggaaatgccatccagagactgtagacaccaaacccataTACTACTGCtggtgccaagaagtgcttgctgtcaggagtctgatatagctgtttcctgagaggctctgacagagccttacagatacagatggGGATGCTTACAAGCAACCATGGGACTAAGCAcagggacccctatggaggagttaggggaaggactgaaggagctgaaggggtttcaaccccataggaacaacaatatcaaccatccagaccctcccagagatcccagggactaaaacaccaaccagagaatacacatggaggaacccatggctccagcagcatatgtagcagaggatggctttgtctggCATCGAAGGGaagggagacccttggtcctgtgaaggcttgacggccagtataggggaatgccaaggtggCATGGCAGGAGTGGGCAGCtggttgggggagcaccctcatggaggcaggggtaaAGGGGTGGGATTGGGGCTTTGAAGAGGA
This portion of the Apodemus sylvaticus chromosome 1, mApoSyl1.1, whole genome shotgun sequence genome encodes:
- the LOC127678699 gene encoding olfactory receptor 13A1-like; the encoded protein is MMLGLNQTGVTEFILEGFSEHPSLRLFLTGCFLSLYTVALMGNIVIIALVTSSTGLHSPMYFFLCNLATMDIVCTSSVIPKALIGLVSEENTISFKGCMAQLFFLVWSASSELLLLTVMAYDRYVAICFPLHYSSRMSPQLCGALAMSVWSICALNASVHTGLMTRLSFCGPKVITHFFCEIPPLLLLSCSPTYVNSVMTLVADAFYGGINFMLTLLSYGYIIASILRMRSAEGKRKAFSTCSSHLIVVSVYYSSVFCAYVSPASSYSPERSKVSSVLYSVLSPTLNPLIYTLRNKDVKLALGRLFPSFSH